The stretch of DNA CGAGCCGGGTGAGCAGCGCGCGGTCGTCCTCCACCCCCAGATTGTCGGCAATCCGCGCCGCCAGTTCGCCGGCCTCGACCTCGATCTGCTTGACCTGCGCCGCCGCATGGCCGGCGAGCGGAAAGGCGAGCAGCGCCATCAGCCGGTAGGTCTCGATCTCCAGCAGGATCAGCGCCAGCCGCCCGACCAGCACCGGATCGTCATCGTGCATGATCACGTCGAACCGCGTCATCCCGCGCTGATCGGGGCGCAGATCGGTCAGCAGGGTCGCTGCGCCGTCGAGCAGCCGGGCACCGATTGATTCATGCCGGTCGAGCGGCTCGCCATGCGCGTGGTGGCCGCGCCTGAGCCTCAGGGTCGTGAACACCAGCACCGGCCCCGGAATGGCGGCGATCCAGTCCTCCGGCACGCCGTCCAGCGCGCTGTCCATGCCCTCGGCCGGCGGGGCGACGAACGTCCAGCTCGAAAACTCCGAATGGCGTTCCCAGCGCAGCTGCCAGCCGCCCGCATCGAGCGACCACCAGCGCATCCCCGGATGCGGGGCCTCGCGCTTCAGCTGGCGGCACAATGCCGCCATGTGCCGCCAGTCCGCCTCGCCGCCGTCCTGACCGGACAGGGCGGCGATGCGCGTCACCAGCGCAGGCAGCGCGACGGGTGTGGAGGGCCGGGCATGCGCCTCGGCCAGCAGGCGGTCGCGATCCTTATGAAAATCCACCGCCTTGCCTCCATCACCGGAACAACAAACAGAACGGCGGAACAGGGGTGCCACGGCACCCGCCCCCTCAGCCCGAACGTCCGCCCTGCGGCGCGCAAAGTCAACCGGAGCGCACGCCGGACGCCACCCTGCCGCGCCCTTGTTCACGCCGCGCCAGATCCCAGAGATGCGCGGGCAGCGCCCCGGCCAGCGGCAGGGCGATCAGCGGCCAGGGCGCACCGACCAGCGCGGCGCGCAGCCCGAGGACGAACATCGCCCCCGGCAGCACCGCCGCCAGCGCCCCGGCAGCCGACCAGCGTCGCCGCCGCCACAGCCAGCCAAACTCGAGCGCGAGCACGACCAGAATCGCATCGGCCGCCCGCCCGCTGGCGAAATAGGCGGCGGCCAGCCCGTCGAGCGCCGGGATCATCCCGTTCAACACCGCCACCCCGTCACCCGAACGGCCCGTTCAGCCGGACAATCTCCCAGTTGAGCAGCCCGGCGATGGTCACCCAGACCAGATAGGGAACAAGCAGCAGCCCGGCGACGCGCGAGCGGCGGACGCAGAACAGGATCAGCGCGGCAATCGACCCCCAGAAGACGATCAGTTCGGCCAGCGCCCAGTCCGGCCGCTGCATGCGGAAAAAGATCAGGCTCCACAGGATGTTCAGAAACCCGTTGAACGCGAACAGGCCGATCAGCGTCTCTGCATCGCGGCGCGTGTGGACGACATTCCACGCCAGCACCGAGGCAATGGCCGCAAGCGCATAGATCGTCGTCCAAACGATGCCATAGACCGGATCGGGCGGGGCCCAGCCGGGCTGGGCGAGGCTGCGATACCATGGCCCCAGATCGGTGATCGTCATGCCCATCACCGCCACCGCCAGCGCGGCAAGGCCGGCGAGCATGAAAGGCATGATCCAGGGTCGGTTCATCGCGGCACGGGTCGCAGTCCCAGCAGGTGAGCCATATCCTTGAGGAAGATGCGCACATGCGCAAGCGGCTTCGCGCGGACGAGCTTCTTGTGCATATAGGCCTGCCAGGTCAGGTGCTGCACATCCGGATCGGCGCAGATCTTGACGAAGCGTTCGCGCCTTTTGTCGCTCGAATACCAGAAATACTGCATGATCCCGAGGATCCAGAACACCCGGCCATGTTCGCGCATGAACTGGCGGCGCGCACCAGCAAGCGCGGCGGCGCGGCCGGTGGCGAGGAAGCGTTCCGCCGCCTCGGCACCCATCCGCCCGCAGGCCATGGCATAATAAATCCCCTCGCCCGATGCCGGGGCGACGACACCCGCCGCATCCCCGACCACCAGCACGTCGCGGCCATTGTCCCAACGCTTGAGCGGCTTGAGCGGGATCGGCGCGCCTTCGTGGCGGATGGTGCGGCACCGGTCGAGCCCGGTGCGCGCGCGCAGCCGGGCGACGGATTCGCGCAGGCCAAACCCCTTGTCGGCACTGCCGACGCCGATGCTCGCCTGCGTGCCGTGCGGGAACACCCAGGAATAGAAATCGGGCGACAGCGACCCTTCATAGATCACATCGGCCCGGCGGGCGGCATAATCCTCGCTGTCCTCGGCGGGCGCTTCAATGATCTCATGATAGGCAAAGACGCATTTCACCTTGTCGCCGCCCGGGATGCAGCTGCGCGCGACGGCGGAGCGTGCGCCATCGGCCCCGATCACCAGCCGGGCGCGCAGCCGCTCGACCGGGCCGTCGCGCCCGGCGCGCCAGCACACCAGGGCCGTGCCGTCGGCGTCGCGCTCGACCGCAACATATTGCCCGGTGATGCGCTCGGCGCCCGCCGCCGCGGCACGCTCGCGCAGCCATTCGTCGAAATGCTCGCGGTCGACCATGCCGACAAAGCCGTCGCCGACCGGCATGTCGACCGCCTTGTGGGTCGGCGAGATCATCCGCGCCGCCTTCACGCGCGCGACGATCAGTGCGTCGGGAATGTCGAAATCGGCGATCAGCCGCGGCGGGATCGCGCCGCCGCACGGTTTGATCCGCCCGGCCCGGTCGAGCAGCGCGACACGCCGCCCCGATGCCGCCAGATCGGTCGCGGCGGTCGCGCCTGCCGGCCCGCCGCCCACCACCACCACGTCATAGGTCGTCGTCATCGCCGGTTCCTCCCCGTCAGGCCCCGTTTTCAGGCCCTCGTTTTCAGGCCCATTTTTCAGGCTGTCGCCATCCGCCCGGCGGGCCGCGCGCGTGCGACCCGCATGGCCAGCACCGCCGCCGCGACGAACAGCAATGCCTCCACCGCAAACACCATCTGGAATGCCGGTGCCGCGCCGCCGGGGCGCATCCGCAGCAGATCGACACCGACCGCGCCGATCAGCCCGCCCAGCCCGAACGCAATCGCCTGCGCCGCGCCCCACACGCCCATTTTCAGCCCCGACTGGCGGCCGCCATCGGCCCCGGCCAGCCCCATCATCGCGCCGATCGCGGCGACCGCGAACACGCCATTGCAGAAACCAAGCGCGACGACATTGGCGACCACCGGCCAGCCCGCTGCGTCGAGCGGCGCGACCGCCAGCCCGGCCAGTGCCAGCGCCGAGCCCGCACAGCCGCCGACGATCCAGCGTTCAAGCTCAGCCGGACGCCGCCCGCCAAAGGCGCTGCCCATCAGCCCGGCCAGGATCATCCCCGCCAGCACCCCGCCATGCTGCGCGCCCGACAGGCGCGTCGTGTCGCCGGGGGCCATGCCGAACACCAGCCCGGCATAGGGTTCGAGGATCAGATCCTGCATATTGTAGGCGAGCATCGACAGGAACACGAACAGGGTGAAGCGCCGCGCCTCCCGGTCGCCCAGGATCATGCCGATCGCCGCGCCAAAGCCGGGCAGCGGCCCGTCGCGCCGCTGCAGCCGCGCGGCAGGGTTCGCATGGCGCGCCTCCAGCCCCGCCAGCGCGACCAATGTCAGCAGGAACGCGATCAGCACCACGCCCGAGGCGACGAGCGCGAGGCGCGGCATCGAAAACGGCTTGAGCAGCGTGCCGGCAATCCCCGCCGACAGGGCGATGCCCGCGACCATCATGATCCAGGTGAGCGCGGCCGCCCCCGCCCGGCGCTCGGCCGGCACGAGATTGGCGAGCATCGCCAGCAGCGAGGTGCCGGCGGCGCCGACGCCCGCGCCGATCATCAGATAGGCAAAGATCGCCAGCGCAAACCCCTGCCCCGCGCACCCGCTGCCAGAAGATAGACGGCATCCACTGCCGACAGCACACCAAAGGCCAGCACCGCCATGCCGGCGACGATCCAGGTCGAGCGGCGACCGCCCTTGTCCGACCCGTGACCCCACAGTGGACGCGACAGCTGCACCGCATAATGCATGGCGACCAGCCCGGCGGGCACCGCAGCCACCAGCCCGATCTCGACCACCATCACCCGGTTGAGCAGCGACGTGCACAGCATCACCATCGCGCCGATTGCGGCCTGCACAAGGCCCAGCCGCGCGATCACACCCCAGCCGATCGTCGCCGTCATATCCCTCCCCTCCGGCCGCGGATCCAAGACCGATCGCGGCTGCCAGCATGCCGAGCACGTAAAGCGTCGTGCCGGTCGCATTGTACCAGGGCGCCAGCCGCGCCGGGTCGCGCAGCAGCCGCGCCATCAGCGCGATCTGCACGGCGAGCGACACCGCAACCGCGAGCGCCGAAAGCTCCAGCCCCCAGCGATAAAGCAGGCCCGCCACGATGAACTGCGGCACCGCCATCACCACACAGGCAAGGCGCGCCGCCCGCGCGGTGCCGAGAATGACGGGCAGCGAGCGCACGCCCATCAGCACATCGCCCTTCTCGGCCTTGAAATCATTGAGCGTCATGATGCCGTGCGCGCCGGCGCTGTAGAGCAGGATGATGGTGAGCACCGGCACCGGCGGCAGCGCGGCGGCCATGATCGCGGCCCCGGTGAACCAGCTCAGCCCTTCGTAAGTGAGCGCGACGATCCCCGGCCCCCACCAGCCGCTCATCTTCAGCCGCAGCGGCGGCGCGCTGTAGATCCACGCGCAGATCAGCCCGACAATGGTCGCGGCAAACACCCACCGCCCCATGCCGGCGGCCAGCAGCATCGACAGCAGCGTGCCGATGATCGCGATATAAAGCCCCCAGCGGCCGGGGATGCGCCCCGACGGAATCGGCCGGTCGGGCTCGTTGATCGCGTCGACATGGCGGTCGAACCAGTCATTCACCGCCTGGGACGTGCCGCACACCATCGGCCCGGTCAGGATCACGCCAAGGACGAGCACAAACCAGCGCTCGCCAAGCGGCACGCCGGACGAGACGACCCCGCACATGAACGCCCACATCGGCGGAAACCAGGTAATCGGCTTCAGCAGCCGAAGGACATCGGCGGGTGCCGGGAGCCCGGTGGCGCGCGGAGCAGTCACGGAGCGAGTCATGCCGTGTATGCTATGATTGACACGGGCAAGCGTCAACCTGACTTGACGCTTCAGGTGCTGACGGACAGCGCTTTAGTCGTCGAGCTGCTCCGACCCGACCAGTCCGTGGCGATGGAGCTTCGAATAGAGGCTCTGCCGGCTCAGCCCGAGGATTTCGGCCGCCGATGCCCGGTTGTTCGACGTATAGGCAAGCGCCGCCTCGATGCACTGACGCTCGATCAGGTCGGTCGATTCGCGGACAATGTCCTTGAGCGGCATGCGGCCGATCAGTTCGGTCAGCTGCTCGACCGAACGCGGCATGCCGCGTTCGGCGGGCGGCAGGTCGCGCAGCCGCCGCGCGACCACACGCAGCGTGAACCCGTACCGGTCGGGACCGATGCGCGCGGCGGACACCTCGACCTCGTCGCGCCCGCCGAGCAGCCCGCGCACGATGGTCGCGACATTGCGCGCCACGCCATGTTCGCCCAGCTGCGCCATGATCAGATCCAGGTCGATGCCGGGCCGGCCGAGCACGTCGCCAAGCGGGCGGCTGCGCAGCTGTTCCTCGCTCGCCGCCTGGACGATTTCGACCATCGCCGGATTGGCGGCGACGATCGCCAGCGACCGGTCGGCGATCACAAAGGCATCGGGCATGGCCGCCACGGCATGGGCAAAGCCGTCAGCGGCGGACGACGCGGCGGCTTCCGCCACACCCAGCCGGACAAGCAGATAACCGGTCCCGGCCTGGCGATAGACGCGGCCGGCCAGCCAGACCGCCGCGCCGTCCGCCAGCCTGACCCGGATCGGGGCCATATCGACCCCGGCGGCGACCGCGCCCAAAAAGGCGATGGCGGGTTCGCGGTCCCCGGGCTCAAGCTGGTCGACCAGTGCCTGGCCCGCCAGCTGGCTGTCGCCGAGCAGCGCGGCGGCGGCGGCATTGGCCTCGCGGATCCGGCGGCTGTCGGCCTCGAGGATCAGCATCGGCTCGGCCGTCATGTCGAACAGCAGCCGGTAACGCGCCTCGGCCTGGCGCATCGCCAGATAATCGCGCTCCAGCGACTGCTGCACCTGCAGCAGCCGCTGCTGCAGGACCGCGCCGGCCCGCTCGTCACGGCCAATGGCGATGCGCTGCCCATCGGCACCCAGCGGCAGGACAAGATAGCGCACGGGAAAATCGCCGCCATCGCCCAGCTGCGTCACCTGCCGCCAGCGCCCGGCCGACTGGCCGTCCAGCATGTCCTCGATCTTCAGGCGGCTGTCGGGGGTGACGGTGTCGATCCAGCGCCGGCCGACCTGCGCCTGCAGACCACGCAGGCTGCTGGGCGCACCGGCAATGTCAACGATATGTCCGCCCGCGTCGATCATCAGCGCGATATCGCCGACCGAGGCGAGCAGGGTGGCGATCTGGTCGGCCCACGCGCCGGACGGCCAGTTCTGGGTGGCGGCAAAGGGCAGCCGCGGCTCAGTCAGATCGGGTTTGTCATTCATGGCGGTCGCGGCTCACGCCGGAGCCGCCAGCCGCACCGCATCTACCAGACGCTCGCCGACCTTTACGGCCGCGATCGCATCGTCCGCCATGGCATCGGCACCGATCTGCGCGAGCAGACCGGGATTGCGGGTGAGCACAGGCCCACCGACCATGATGCGGACATTCGGGTTCATCGAGACACTGCGCACTGCACGGATCAGAGACTGGGCAGGCCCGATATGGCTATCATTCGCAACCGTCAATCCAAACAGATCAAGATGCGATGCAGCAACCGCCGACAGGATCTCCCCGCGGGTGGCAGCGACAAGCAGCTCGGCCTGCCACCCGGCCAGCACGAAACATTCATGCACCATCGCCACGCCGAAACTGTGCACATCCTCGGGCAGCAGCGTGAACAGGCCGGTGCGCGGCATGTGCGGCGCAGGTGCCCGCGGCGCATGGCCGGCAATCTCGCGCAGCACCTCCTGCAGCCGCCACAGGCCCATCGTCACTTCGATGAAGTCGAGCCGGTCGTCCTCCCACAGATCGCCCAGCCGCCGTGCGACGGGGGCGAGCAGATCGACGAACAATGTCGGGGCAGACATGCCGGCGCGGGCCAGATCGTCGATCTCGCGCAGCACGTCATGCGCCTGACCGTCAATGGCGATCCGGGCAAGACGGTCGATGCGCCACTGGCCGATGGCGGGCGGCCCGGCCAGCGATGCGGCAGCGTGAGCCGCGCGGTCCGCGCCAAGGTTATCGATGGCTTCGACGCCACCGGCTTTCAGTTTCTGTTCAATACCTTTTTCGATCTGCGATGACGGAATGGCCCGGCTGGTGCCTGATTGATTGCCGCCAAACCCGATCACGGTAGCCATTCCCCCCACTCCTTCGACGAGCGGTCGGCGCATTATGGCGTCGGCCCCTGGTGAACGACCCTGCGACACGGGCCGTCCGCGGTTATGATTGTTTGGACGGAGGCTATGACGTTTCCATTGCAATGACAATGGCCATTCTCGGCAACTGTCCATCTTTTTGGACGTCAACATCGATTGACATATGTGTGACGCCCGGCGTAGCTTCCTTGGCGGAGGGGAGATGCGCAGCGTGCTCAACGATCGTCGCATTCCAGAGGCTGAACCGGCACCATATCATGGGCCAGTTCTGCATGACGGGCCGGGGCCGAACAGAGCGCCGGACAGGAACGGAACCGGCGTGCGCCGCACAGCCCGCCCGCTCTACACGCCGGAACAGCGCGCCCGCCGCGATGCGACGGTCTGGACGCTTGTCCAGGGCATCCTCGCCCCCGTGCAGTTTCTCGTCTTTCTGGTCAGCCTGGCGCTCGTCGCGCGTTTCCTGCTGACCGGCGAAGGCCAGTTCGCGGCCGACACCTCGGTCGTCGCCAAGACGCTCACCCTCTATACGATCATGGTCACCGGCGCGGTCTGGGAAAAGGTCGTGTTCGGCAAATATCTGTTTGCCGACGCGTTCTTCTGGGAAGACGCGGTCAGCATGATCGTGATCGCGCTGCACACCGCCTATATGGTGATGCTGCTGGGCGATCTGGGCACGGTCGGCGAACGCATGGCCGTGGCGCTTGCCGCCTATGCGACCTATGTCGTCAATGCTGGCCAGTTCGTCTGGAAGCTGCGCATGGCGCGGCTTCAGGGCGACGGCGCGCGGCCCGCCGGGCTGGCTGCGGCATGACCGGCCCCGCCGCCCTGATGACGCCGGCGTCGCCCCTGGCGCAGCCGCAGCCGGACATCCGGCGCGAACGCGGACAGCGCG from Sphingomonas changnyeongensis encodes:
- a CDS encoding cobalamin B12-binding domain-containing protein, whose product is MATVIGFGGNQSGTSRAIPSSQIEKGIEQKLKAGGVEAIDNLGADRAAHAAASLAGPPAIGQWRIDRLARIAIDGQAHDVLREIDDLARAGMSAPTLFVDLLAPVARRLGDLWEDDRLDFIEVTMGLWRLQEVLREIAGHAPRAPAPHMPRTGLFTLLPEDVHSFGVAMVHECFVLAGWQAELLVAATRGEILSAVAASHLDLFGLTVANDSHIGPAQSLIRAVRSVSMNPNVRIMVGGPVLTRNPGLLAQIGADAMADDAIAAVKVGERLVDAVRLAAPA
- a CDS encoding geranylgeranyl diphosphate reductase; this translates as MTTTYDVVVVGGGPAGATAATDLAASGRRVALLDRAGRIKPCGGAIPPRLIADFDIPDALIVARVKAARMISPTHKAVDMPVGDGFVGMVDREHFDEWLRERAAAAGAERITGQYVAVERDADGTALVCWRAGRDGPVERLRARLVIGADGARSAVARSCIPGGDKVKCVFAYHEIIEAPAEDSEDYAARRADVIYEGSLSPDFYSWVFPHGTQASIGVGSADKGFGLRESVARLRARTGLDRCRTIRHEGAPIPLKPLKRWDNGRDVLVVGDAAGVVAPASGEGIYYAMACGRMGAEAAERFLATGRAAALAGARRQFMREHGRVFWILGIMQYFWYSSDKRRERFVKICADPDVQHLTWQAYMHKKLVRAKPLAHVRIFLKDMAHLLGLRPVPR
- the ppsR gene encoding transcriptional regulator PpsR; the encoded protein is MNDKPDLTEPRLPFAATQNWPSGAWADQIATLLASVGDIALMIDAGGHIVDIAGAPSSLRGLQAQVGRRWIDTVTPDSRLKIEDMLDGQSAGRWRQVTQLGDGGDFPVRYLVLPLGADGQRIAIGRDERAGAVLQQRLLQVQQSLERDYLAMRQAEARYRLLFDMTAEPMLILEADSRRIREANAAAAALLGDSQLAGQALVDQLEPGDREPAIAFLGAVAAGVDMAPIRVRLADGAAVWLAGRVYRQAGTGYLLVRLGVAEAAASSAADGFAHAVAAMPDAFVIADRSLAIVAANPAMVEIVQAASEEQLRSRPLGDVLGRPGIDLDLIMAQLGEHGVARNVATIVRGLLGGRDEVEVSAARIGPDRYGFTLRVVARRLRDLPPAERGMPRSVEQLTELIGRMPLKDIVRESTDLIERQCIEAALAYTSNNRASAAEILGLSRQSLYSKLHRHGLVGSEQLDD
- a CDS encoding DUF3422 family protein; the encoded protein is MDFHKDRDRLLAEAHARPSTPVALPALVTRIAALSGQDGGEADWRHMAALCRQLKREAPHPGMRWWSLDAGGWQLRWERHSEFSSWTFVAPPAEGMDSALDGVPEDWIAAIPGPVLVFTTLRLRRGHHAHGEPLDRHESIGARLLDGAATLLTDLRPDQRGMTRFDVIMHDDDPVLVGRLALILLEIETYRLMALLAFPLAGHAAAQVKQIEVEAGELAARIADNLGVEDDRALLTRLVTLSGRMEALSASTNFRFAAGDAYYEIVLGRIASLRESPIPGMQTIGQFMDRRLGPAMRTCASVAQRERAVIARIARAGQMLNTRIELVTQAINADLLQSMNRRTLAQLRLQQTVEGLSVAAISYYAFSLLVYPLKGLSHLWPGFDVALASAVLAPVVVALVWLALARIRRRLHDEPGERA
- a CDS encoding TspO/MBR family protein, coding for MPFMLAGLAALAVAVMGMTITDLGPWYRSLAQPGWAPPDPVYGIVWTTIYALAAIASVLAWNVVHTRRDAETLIGLFAFNGFLNILWSLIFFRMQRPDWALAELIVFWGSIAALILFCVRRSRVAGLLLVPYLVWVTIAGLLNWEIVRLNGPFG
- the bchF gene encoding 2-vinyl bacteriochlorophyllide hydratase; this encodes MRRTARPLYTPEQRARRDATVWTLVQGILAPVQFLVFLVSLALVARFLLTGEGQFAADTSVVAKTLTLYTIMVTGAVWEKVVFGKYLFADAFFWEDAVSMIVIALHTAYMVMLLGDLGTVGERMAVALAAYATYVVNAGQFVWKLRMARLQGDGARPAGLAAA